The following are encoded together in the Thermodesulfobacteriota bacterium genome:
- a CDS encoding tetratricopeptide repeat protein, producing the protein MEKNRIDNLEKKFKKYYAAHRDGKFSKAERGYREILKKRPDWGRVLNALGNLFLDQNRPEKAKPVFEKAAHLNPPDLSSCYNLGRLKQLENDHQGAIVVYKSMIDQQPDVGIVWNNLGVAYREIGKQDDAIASFRSAVRFAPEMAEAWNNLGVAQDELNLAENALNSYRKAIEIQPDYASPHLNLGIFLQRSKQFREAEEHYNKVLKLQPDNEIAKFMLQSIRGEETPEAAPVEHVRSIFDQCAENFETILVEKLGYKTPELLFNLVHPYLTDKMAILDLGCGTGLPAKLYRPFAKSLIGVDVSAKMLEKAFEKKIYNRLEIFDILQDWAFPTKFDLIYSSDVFVYFGNLDAIIKSASSYLVSGGKIAFSVEELKDNTKNYQLFPSGRYAHSQKYIQEILKRHELKIIKISKTDIRNQSGNPVKGLLIVSIKK; encoded by the coding sequence ATGGAAAAGAATAGAATAGACAATCTCGAAAAAAAATTTAAAAAATATTATGCAGCCCATAGGGATGGTAAGTTTTCTAAAGCAGAAAGAGGCTACCGGGAAATATTAAAAAAAAGGCCTGACTGGGGACGGGTGCTAAATGCGCTTGGAAATCTGTTTCTGGACCAGAACCGACCTGAGAAGGCAAAACCAGTATTTGAAAAAGCAGCCCATCTCAATCCGCCTGATTTATCATCATGCTATAACCTGGGAAGGCTGAAACAACTGGAGAATGATCATCAAGGAGCCATAGTGGTTTACAAGTCTATGATAGATCAACAACCGGATGTTGGTATAGTATGGAATAATCTGGGAGTAGCGTACCGGGAAATCGGGAAACAGGATGATGCTATTGCAAGCTTTCGGTCGGCAGTACGGTTTGCCCCTGAGATGGCAGAGGCATGGAATAACCTTGGTGTGGCCCAGGATGAGCTTAATCTGGCTGAAAACGCTTTGAACTCATATAGAAAGGCCATTGAGATACAACCGGATTATGCATCCCCCCATTTGAATCTGGGAATTTTTCTTCAACGGTCCAAACAGTTCAGAGAAGCTGAAGAACACTACAACAAGGTGCTTAAACTACAGCCGGATAATGAAATAGCAAAATTCATGCTCCAAAGCATAAGGGGGGAAGAAACACCTGAAGCTGCACCAGTGGAACATGTACGAAGTATTTTTGATCAGTGTGCTGAAAATTTTGAAACTATCCTGGTTGAAAAGCTGGGATATAAAACTCCTGAACTCCTCTTTAATCTTGTGCATCCCTATTTGACTGACAAGATGGCTATTCTGGACCTTGGATGCGGTACCGGTCTGCCTGCTAAGCTATACCGACCTTTTGCGAAGAGCCTGATAGGTGTTGATGTATCGGCAAAGATGCTCGAAAAAGCCTTTGAAAAGAAAATTTACAACCGACTCGAGATTTTTGACATCCTCCAGGACTGGGCTTTTCCAACAAAATTTGACCTCATATACAGCTCTGATGTGTTTGTATATTTTGGGAATTTGGATGCGATTATTAAATCCGCATCTTCATATCTTGTTAGCGGAGGGAAAATTGCATTTTCAGTAGAAGAACTAAAAGATAATACAAAGAATTACCAACTTTTTCCCAGCGGCCGCTATGCACATTCACAGAAATATATTCAAGAGATCCTGAAGCGGCATGAACTAAAAATAATAAAAATAAGCAAAACCGACATTAGGAACCAGTCGGGCAACCCGGTCAAAGGATTATTGATCGTATCCATAAAAAAATAG